TAAGACTGAAGATAGACGGAAAGGAGACGATCCTGGTGGGGCTGAAAGACGAAGGTCAGAAGATCTCCGTACAGATTAAGACAGGCAGCGAAGGGGTGATGAATTTTATCCAGTCACAAAAAGATGCCATCACAAAAAATCTTGAAGGCAAAAATATATACGCGACGATTATGGTTGATATCAATGACCAGAGAGGATTTGAGAAGAATGACCGGAACGGCAGGAAGGAAAAAAATACCCGGAATGAAGAGGAAGAAGAGTTCAGCGCCTATTTAAATACGATGGCGTGAAGGAGGTATTATGGCGATACAGAGCGTAACAGATTATATTCAAACGACCGGCACAACGACAGGCGCAGCTACATCAACAGGCACTAATGTGAGTGTGAGCAAGGATGATTTCCTGAAGATACTCATTGAGCAGATCAAATATCAGGACCCTCTGGAACCGATGAAGCCCGACCAGTTTCTGACACAGCTATCCCAGCTAACCCAGGTGGAACAGCTGCAGAATATTGCAGACAGTCTTGAGTCAATGAAAACGGTGAGCGAGCAGGGGACCATTACCGAATGGCTTTCAGCAATAGGTAAAAAGATCGGCGTCGACGGCAATATCCTGTCGAACGGTGACGAGGTTGTTCTGACACCCGCAGAGGATTACGATACGGTAACACTGGCGCTGAAGAGCACGAAGGACGGGAATATCACGGAGGTCAATTTTACGAAAGGTGACAGCCTGACATATACGAATCAGGGGACTGACGACGTCCTCATTGCGGCAGTGGCTAAAAAAGATAACGCGACGATCAACTGCGGGATAAGCACGTTCAGGACCGTTAAAGGTATCGTAACATCTGACAGCGGGTATCAGGTGGTAGCAGGCAACGGGGACCTTTATCCCGTAACTGCAATAAAGCAAATAATGAACTAAGAGGAGGTTTTTATGTTAAGTTCCTTTTTTTCAGGGATAAGCGGGTTGCTCGCCAACAGCCATTCGATTAACGTTGTCGGTAACAATATCGCGAACGTCAACACGGTAGGATATAAAGGGAGCAGGGCAACCTTTGAGGACGTTCTCTACCAGTCTATCTTCGGGTCCTCCGGGACAAGCCAGGTCGGCAGGGGAACTGCGCTGAGTTCGGTGGATACCATCTTCGCTCAGGGATCATTTGAAAGTACCAGTGAACCGACTGACCTCGCGATAGGCGGAAAAGGATTTTTCATCGTAAAATCTCCCGACAACAACACAAGTTATTATACACGTGCAGGCCAGTTCAGGTTCGATAAGGACGGGAATCTCATCAATCCGGCCGGCTACAAACTCCAGGGAAGGGAGATCGACAGGACAACGAACGCGCCATTCGGTGTCGATACCGATATCGTGATATCTCCGGAACCGAGCGAGCCAAGGGCAACGGAATTTATCGGTATCTCAGCCAACCTCCAATCGAACGCTGACTGGAAAGGGACGCCCGGCAGCAGGACCACAACAGCAGGAACCGGGAATATCACCGATGTCGCCGGAAGCGAAGGAAGATACGCGAGGGCAGGCAACTATACATCGGTGATCGCCACCCGGACAGCGGCATATACGGGGACAGGAGCTTTTTCTGATTGTACTGGAACGTTCACGATCAATGGTGTTGACGTTACGCTGGCTGCCGATGACCTGGCGGGAGTTGTCGCCGCGATCAACGCCGCCGCGGGTCTTGATGTAACGGCAAGCGCCGTGGGAGGGGAGCTCAGGCTGACCGCGGACAGCGCCGGTACGGATATTGTTGTAGATGATTCGTTGGTTACAACCGGCAGTATCGGCTGGACAGCTGCAGACAAGGCGAGCACGGACCTCTATGGCGCCCACCTTGATCTTACTGTTGACCAGATGCTCGACGGCGTCTCTCAGGGAACGACAACCTTCAGCGAAAATATTTCCGTTATAGGCACAACGCTGACCGATTGGGAAAGTTCCGGACTGGATCT
The Syntrophorhabdaceae bacterium genome window above contains:
- a CDS encoding flagellar hook capping FlgD N-terminal domain-containing protein — encoded protein: MAIQSVTDYIQTTGTTTGAATSTGTNVSVSKDDFLKILIEQIKYQDPLEPMKPDQFLTQLSQLTQVEQLQNIADSLESMKTVSEQGTITEWLSAIGKKIGVDGNILSNGDEVVLTPAEDYDTVTLALKSTKDGNITEVNFTKGDSLTYTNQGTDDVLIAAVAKKDNATINCGISTFRTVKGIVTSDSGYQVVAGNGDLYPVTAIKQIMN
- a CDS encoding flagellar hook protein FlgE, with protein sequence MLSSFFSGISGLLANSHSINVVGNNIANVNTVGYKGSRATFEDVLYQSIFGSSGTSQVGRGTALSSVDTIFAQGSFESTSEPTDLAIGGKGFFIVKSPDNNTSYYTRAGQFRFDKDGNLINPAGYKLQGREIDRTTNAPFGVDTDIVISPEPSEPRATEFIGISANLQSNADWKGTPGSRTTTAGTGNITDVAGSEGRYARAGNYTSVIATRTAAYTGTGAFSDCTGTFTINGVDVTLAADDLAGVVAAINAAAGLDVTASAVGGELRLTADSAGTDIVVDDSLVTTGSIGWTAADKASTDLYGAHLDLTVDQMLDGVSQGTTTFSENISVIGTTLTDWESSGLDLTYGNIAAGGTQTFTVDGFQEQYQSATANPAASSNYSTSISVYDSLGQSHVVTVYFRKSHETETPTQTSVWEWHAYLSSNDAASGVAGSVQSGYLTFGNNGTLISGGNPISVSFDFSQNAQPAQNIDIVFGSGSGGGTTTQYPIASTTNFQTQDGYPPGVLMNVTVSPEGVISGHYSNGQILDLYQITLSNFNNPWGLRREGSNLYSETLESGVAYTNAPGEGGLGKINPNSLEQSNVDLATEFVKMIIAQRGFQANSRVITTTDEILAELMNLKR